A genomic region of Ensifer adhaerens contains the following coding sequences:
- a CDS encoding LysE family translocator: MDPFILGAATLLPFLLTSFIIELTPGPNMAYLAMVAASEGRRPGMATVAGVALGLALVGFAASFGVAEFVGQSNMLYGALRWAGVGFLLYLAFDAWNGDGEEAGPSGKPASFYFRRGLITNLLNPKAALFFVTVLPTFVDDARPLLPQNLTLAAVYVGVATAVHAAIVLLAGALQPVLSSPSRERMVRRVLALMLAAVAIWFGWSTRR; this comes from the coding sequence ATGGATCCGTTCATTCTCGGGGCAGCGACCCTGCTGCCCTTTCTGCTGACATCCTTCATCATCGAACTGACACCCGGGCCGAACATGGCCTACCTCGCCATGGTTGCAGCCTCCGAGGGGCGGCGGCCCGGCATGGCGACCGTGGCCGGCGTGGCGCTGGGCCTGGCACTGGTGGGCTTTGCCGCCTCTTTCGGGGTTGCCGAGTTCGTCGGTCAGTCGAACATGCTTTATGGAGCGCTTCGCTGGGCAGGTGTCGGCTTCCTGCTGTATCTTGCCTTCGACGCCTGGAACGGCGATGGCGAAGAGGCCGGTCCAAGCGGCAAGCCCGCGTCCTTCTATTTCCGGCGCGGGCTGATCACCAATCTGCTCAATCCGAAAGCGGCCCTGTTTTTCGTCACCGTGTTGCCGACCTTTGTCGACGATGCCCGGCCGCTGCTGCCCCAGAACCTGACGCTTGCGGCGGTCTATGTGGGCGTCGCGACTGCGGTGCATGCCGCTATCGTGCTTCTGGCAGGCGCATTGCAGCCGGTCCTCAGCTCGCCATCACGCGAACGGATGGTTCGGCGCGTGCTGGCGCTGATGCTTGCGGCGGTGGCGATCTGGTTCGGTTGGTCGACGCGCCGTTAG
- a CDS encoding GNAT family N-acetyltransferase gives MAAVVDALRAFFAPTTFVIDAENPGDVVARENLLDRAMGPERRRKSSEKLRSGRLPAEGLAFVARDIDGHVIGTVRLWNVEAGVSREGHAVPALLLGPLAVDPAHEGKGIGAMLMRAAIEEAKNRGHGAVLLVGDAAYYERFGFFASRTQHLIMPGPFERNRFLALELRDNWLEGAAGLIVASGRKLAMPPVRRAA, from the coding sequence ATGGCCGCTGTTGTTGACGCCCTGCGCGCGTTTTTCGCGCCCACTACATTTGTAATCGATGCCGAAAATCCGGGCGACGTCGTCGCTCGCGAGAACCTGCTCGACCGTGCCATGGGGCCAGAGCGCCGCCGCAAGTCGTCGGAAAAGCTGCGCAGCGGCCGGCTGCCGGCCGAAGGCCTGGCCTTCGTCGCACGGGATATCGACGGTCACGTGATCGGCACCGTACGCCTCTGGAACGTCGAGGCCGGCGTCAGCCGCGAAGGCCATGCCGTGCCGGCGCTGCTGCTCGGCCCGCTCGCCGTCGACCCGGCGCATGAGGGCAAGGGCATCGGCGCCATGCTGATGCGCGCTGCCATCGAAGAGGCCAAGAACCGTGGCCATGGGGCCGTCCTGCTCGTCGGAGACGCCGCCTATTACGAGCGCTTCGGCTTCTTTGCGAGCCGCACCCAGCACCTCATCATGCCTGGCCCGTTCGAGCGCAACCGGTTCCTGGCGCTCGAGCTTCGCGACAACTGGCTTGAAGGCGCTGCCGGCCTGATCGTCGCCAGCGGCCGCAAGCTTGCCATGCCGCCGGTTCGCCGCGCCGCCTGA
- the odc2 gene encoding ornithine/lysine decarboxylase, with amino-acid sequence MAMSTARIIDFINTRRPDGPCLVVDLDVVRNNFKAFRHALPDSSIYYAVKANPAPEILRLLAGMGSSFDCASVAEIEMALDAGATASRISYGNTIKKERDIARAHALGINLFAVDSHEEVEKIARAAPGARVFCRVLTDGEGAEWPLSRKFGCVPQMAVDVLVYAHQHGLVSYGVSFHVGSQMTKLDAWDAALADAKRVFVQLAKQGIELKMVNMGGGFPTKYLKDVPTAESYGQAIFGALKKHFGNHIPETIIEPGRGMVGNAGVIKAEVVLVSKKSDNDAHRWVFLDIGKFGGLAETMDEAIRYPIRTARDADEMEPCVLAGPTCDSADVLYEKNMYPLPITLSIGDEVLIEGTGAYTTTYSAVAFNGFEPLKAYVI; translated from the coding sequence ATGGCCATGTCCACGGCTCGCATCATCGACTTCATCAATACCCGACGACCCGACGGCCCATGCCTCGTTGTCGACCTCGACGTCGTGCGCAACAATTTCAAGGCCTTCCGCCACGCGCTGCCCGACAGCTCGATCTACTATGCCGTCAAGGCAAACCCGGCGCCGGAAATCCTGCGCCTGCTCGCCGGCATGGGCTCCTCCTTCGATTGCGCGTCCGTCGCTGAAATCGAAATGGCGCTGGATGCTGGTGCGACCGCCAGCCGCATTTCCTATGGCAACACCATCAAGAAGGAGCGCGACATTGCCCGCGCTCATGCGCTTGGGATCAACCTGTTTGCCGTCGACAGCCACGAGGAAGTCGAGAAGATCGCCCGTGCCGCTCCCGGCGCCCGCGTGTTCTGCCGCGTCCTGACTGATGGCGAAGGTGCCGAATGGCCGCTGTCGCGCAAGTTCGGCTGCGTTCCGCAGATGGCCGTCGACGTGCTCGTCTATGCGCATCAGCACGGTCTCGTCTCCTACGGCGTCTCGTTCCATGTCGGCTCGCAGATGACGAAGCTCGACGCCTGGGACGCTGCCCTTGCCGATGCCAAGCGCGTCTTCGTGCAGCTGGCCAAGCAGGGCATCGAGCTCAAGATGGTCAACATGGGCGGTGGCTTCCCGACGAAGTACCTGAAGGACGTCCCGACGGCGGAATCCTACGGCCAGGCGATCTTCGGCGCGCTGAAGAAGCACTTCGGCAACCACATTCCGGAAACGATCATCGAGCCGGGCCGCGGCATGGTCGGCAATGCCGGCGTGATCAAGGCAGAAGTCGTGCTCGTGTCGAAGAAGTCGGACAACGACGCCCATCGCTGGGTGTTCCTCGACATCGGCAAGTTCGGCGGTCTCGCCGAAACCATGGACGAGGCGATCCGCTACCCGATCCGCACGGCGCGCGATGCCGACGAAATGGAGCCTTGCGTGCTCGCCGGCCCGACCTGCGATTCGGCCGACGTGCTCTATGAGAAGAACATGTATCCGCTGCCGATCACGCTCTCGATCGGCGACGAGGTTCTGATCGAAGGCACCGGCGCCTATACGACGACCTACTCGGCCGTCGCCTTCAACGGCTTCGAGCCACTGAAGGCCTATGTGATCTGA
- a CDS encoding LysR family transcriptional regulator, producing the protein MDTLTRIRAFIDVVDAEGFSAAARRVGKSKALLSKYVRELEDELGALLLNRTTRQFSLTEAGHTYYRTASEILKEIDNLADLVRANNSDLKGRLRITAPRTFVDAEIGQSLVDFGKQHPELSLEIVSDDRFVDLVEEGFDVAIRITRLEDSTLIARKLDDFQVLICAAPEFLERSGPIEHPTDLSKIPCILDTNGRSYSNWRFVEPDGSAFTVPVSGPIEVNSPLAALRAAVSGIGVSIIPDFIARPKIATGELVTLFDDFLPRDRGIYAIYPHRRYLPAKVRTLVDFLHAWFRKPR; encoded by the coding sequence ATGGACACACTCACCCGCATCCGCGCCTTTATCGATGTCGTGGACGCCGAGGGGTTCTCGGCCGCCGCCAGGCGCGTCGGCAAGTCGAAGGCACTGCTTTCCAAATATGTGCGCGAGCTCGAAGACGAGCTCGGTGCGCTGCTTCTCAACCGCACCACGCGGCAATTCTCGCTGACGGAAGCCGGTCACACCTATTATCGCACCGCGTCCGAAATCCTGAAGGAGATCGACAACCTCGCCGATCTCGTACGCGCGAACAACTCTGACCTGAAGGGACGGCTGCGCATCACCGCGCCGCGCACCTTCGTCGACGCCGAGATCGGTCAGTCGCTTGTGGATTTCGGCAAGCAGCACCCGGAACTCTCGCTCGAGATCGTCTCCGACGACCGCTTCGTCGATCTTGTCGAAGAAGGCTTCGACGTCGCCATCCGGATCACCCGGCTGGAAGATTCGACGCTGATCGCCCGCAAACTCGATGACTTCCAGGTGCTGATCTGCGCCGCGCCGGAGTTCCTCGAAAGATCCGGGCCGATCGAACACCCGACCGACCTGTCCAAGATCCCCTGCATTCTCGACACCAACGGCCGCTCCTATTCCAACTGGCGTTTCGTCGAGCCCGACGGCTCGGCCTTCACCGTGCCTGTCAGCGGCCCGATCGAGGTCAACAGCCCTCTTGCCGCTCTCAGGGCCGCCGTCTCCGGCATCGGCGTCTCGATCATTCCGGACTTCATCGCCCGCCCGAAGATCGCGACGGGCGAACTCGTCACGCTTTTCGACGACTTCCTGCCGCGCGACCGCGGCATCTACGCGATCTATCCGCATCGCCGCTACCTGCCGGCCAAGGTCAGGACCCTCGTCGACTTCCTGCACGCCTGGTTCCGCAAGCCGCGCTGA
- a CDS encoding DUF1007 family protein, which produces MRIKRLVMAGLATLLVPSLALAHPHIFAEARLEVVSDDKAEVSELRNVWRFDELFSSSVVLDFDKNSNATLDPDELAEVGQTVLESLAEYNYYTTIFNNGKTIKVNKPESITVDYKDGQLLMMFAVKPAEPMPLKGKLSFGVYDPTMYTAMDFPTDNDLTVVGDKISACEHKVVRPDADEVLAENKDTLTDAFWSDPTGTDMSKLFATRIEITC; this is translated from the coding sequence ATGAGAATCAAGCGCCTCGTCATGGCCGGCCTTGCCACCCTGCTTGTGCCGTCGCTGGCCCTTGCCCATCCGCACATCTTTGCGGAAGCGCGCCTCGAGGTGGTTTCAGACGACAAGGCCGAAGTCAGCGAACTCCGGAACGTCTGGCGCTTCGACGAGCTGTTTTCATCCAGCGTCGTGCTCGATTTCGACAAGAACTCGAATGCGACGCTTGATCCGGATGAACTGGCGGAAGTCGGCCAGACCGTGCTGGAGTCGCTCGCGGAGTACAATTATTACACGACGATCTTCAACAACGGCAAAACCATCAAGGTGAACAAGCCGGAGAGCATCACCGTCGACTACAAGGACGGTCAGCTCCTGATGATGTTCGCCGTCAAGCCGGCCGAGCCGATGCCGCTCAAGGGCAAGCTCTCCTTCGGAGTCTACGATCCGACCATGTATACGGCGATGGATTTCCCGACCGACAACGACCTGACCGTCGTCGGCGATAAGATCAGCGCCTGCGAACACAAGGTCGTCCGCCCTGATGCCGACGAGGTTCTCGCCGAGAACAAGGACACGCTGACCGATGCCTTCTGGAGCGACCCGACCGGCACGGACATGTCGAAGCTCTTTGCAACCAGGATAGAGATCACATGCTGA
- a CDS encoding nickel/cobalt transporter — protein MLNTRRIGRLVTAALIVTALSATLAAAQSPLGIGTAEPSFKTTGFLGGFFAWVNMEQQGFYRLMTNALKGMRENPWQLWSLVGLSFTYGVLHAAGPGHGKAVISSYMIANETELKRGVMLSFLSSILQGIVAILLIGAVYLLLRGTSINMTTATRWLEIASYALIAAFGGWLLLRKLRSMMRPVAVASGAGGGHIHLAHDHDHHHHHDHGGHHGHSHGPGEVCASCGHAHAPDPSMLRGDRFALREAWSAVIAVGLRPCSGALIVLSFALLNGLYLGGVLSVFAMSIGTAITVSILATMAVTAKGFALRYASSGSAAARISNGIEIAGAALVLLLGLVLLGAALQS, from the coding sequence ATGCTGAACACCCGCAGGATCGGACGTCTGGTCACGGCAGCGCTCATCGTTACGGCGCTCTCCGCAACGCTCGCCGCCGCCCAATCGCCGCTCGGCATCGGCACGGCCGAGCCTTCGTTCAAGACGACCGGTTTCCTCGGCGGTTTCTTTGCCTGGGTGAACATGGAGCAACAGGGCTTCTACCGGCTGATGACCAACGCGCTGAAGGGCATGCGGGAAAACCCCTGGCAGCTCTGGTCGCTGGTCGGGCTCTCCTTCACCTATGGCGTGCTTCACGCCGCAGGCCCTGGCCATGGCAAGGCCGTCATCTCCTCCTACATGATCGCCAACGAGACGGAACTGAAGCGCGGCGTCATGCTGTCGTTCCTCTCGTCGATCCTGCAGGGCATCGTCGCGATCCTTCTGATCGGCGCCGTCTACCTGCTGCTGCGCGGCACGTCGATCAACATGACCACGGCAACGCGCTGGCTGGAAATCGCCAGCTACGCGCTGATCGCTGCTTTCGGCGGATGGCTGTTGCTGCGCAAGCTGCGCTCCATGATGCGGCCGGTCGCCGTGGCCTCGGGCGCCGGTGGCGGCCATATCCATCTGGCGCACGATCACGATCACCATCATCACCACGACCACGGTGGACACCATGGGCACAGCCATGGCCCGGGCGAAGTCTGCGCCAGCTGCGGGCATGCGCACGCCCCCGATCCATCGATGCTTCGGGGTGATCGTTTCGCGCTCCGGGAAGCCTGGTCGGCCGTTATCGCCGTCGGCCTGCGCCCCTGCTCCGGCGCGCTCATCGTGCTTTCCTTCGCGCTCCTGAACGGGCTCTATCTTGGCGGCGTACTCTCGGTCTTTGCGATGTCGATCGGTACCGCGATCACGGTCTCGATCCTCGCGACCATGGCCGTAACCGCCAAGGGCTTTGCGCTGCGCTATGCGTCAAGCGGCTCTGCCGCCGCCCGTATCTCGAACGGCATCGAGATCGCCGGTGCGGCCCTGGTTCTGTTGCTTGGATTGGTGCTGCTCGGCGCGGCGCTGCAGAGCTGA
- a CDS encoding GNAT family N-acetyltransferase — protein sequence MRDLKNWKGCPAPKGVALEGRFVKLEAYERDRHLQDLWDGFGGMAINPLLKYFTQPDFKGIEDFDVWLTSAQEKSGWVTEVFRDQTTGIVVGMANYMRADPANGVVEVGAVAHGAAMARSPLSTEVHYLMAKHVFEDLGYRRYEWKCHSENMASRNTAARLGFTFEGIFRQHMISKGENRDTAWFSMIDSEWPLLNAAFETWLAADNFDADGRQKRRLEDIRADLERQASR from the coding sequence ATGCGTGATCTGAAGAACTGGAAAGGATGCCCGGCACCGAAGGGCGTCGCGCTCGAAGGACGTTTCGTCAAGCTGGAGGCCTATGAACGCGATCGGCACCTGCAGGACCTGTGGGACGGCTTCGGCGGCATGGCGATCAATCCGCTGCTGAAGTATTTCACGCAGCCCGATTTCAAAGGTATTGAGGATTTCGATGTTTGGCTGACCTCCGCACAGGAGAAATCCGGCTGGGTCACTGAAGTGTTCCGCGATCAGACGACCGGCATCGTCGTCGGCATGGCCAACTATATGCGCGCCGATCCTGCCAACGGTGTCGTCGAGGTCGGTGCCGTCGCCCATGGTGCCGCCATGGCGCGTTCGCCGCTGTCGACCGAAGTCCATTATCTGATGGCGAAACACGTCTTCGAGGATCTCGGCTATCGCCGCTACGAGTGGAAATGCCACAGCGAGAACATGGCCAGCCGCAACACGGCGGCGCGCCTCGGCTTCACCTTCGAGGGCATCTTCCGCCAGCACATGATCTCCAAGGGCGAAAACCGCGACACGGCGTGGTTCTCGATGATCGACAGCGAATGGCCGCTGCTCAATGCCGCATTCGAAACCTGGCTCGCAGCTGATAATTTCGACGCGGATGGTCGCCAGAAACGGCGGCTTGAAGATATACGTGCGGACTTGGAGCGTCAGGCGTCGAGATAG
- a CDS encoding tellurite resistance TerB family protein, whose translation MFDAKKLLDQFLGSQVPGAGGTVRDRATQATQLAKDNPLATGAIAAVLLGTKSGRQLAGNAAVLGGLAAIAGLGYQAYKNYQAGNTPGGATVAKGEPELLPPPADSGFASAPEAVSHDFALTLVRAMIAASRADGHIDETERQHIMDKLSVSGLSADAAAFLESELANPVDIDAIVGAAKTEEERVEVYTASRLTIEPETRAERGYLDLLAGRLGLPDALVDHIEATVSAAKVPATA comes from the coding sequence ATGTTCGACGCGAAGAAATTGCTGGATCAGTTTCTGGGATCGCAGGTGCCCGGTGCCGGCGGCACGGTGCGCGACCGCGCGACCCAGGCGACGCAACTTGCCAAGGACAACCCGCTGGCGACCGGCGCCATCGCTGCCGTCCTGCTCGGCACCAAGTCGGGTCGCCAGCTTGCCGGCAATGCAGCTGTGCTCGGCGGTCTCGCTGCGATCGCGGGCCTCGGTTACCAGGCCTACAAGAACTATCAGGCCGGCAACACGCCGGGCGGCGCAACGGTCGCCAAGGGCGAACCGGAACTCCTGCCGCCGCCGGCCGATTCCGGCTTCGCCTCGGCTCCCGAGGCAGTCAGCCACGATTTCGCACTGACGCTGGTGCGGGCGATGATCGCCGCTTCGCGCGCCGACGGCCATATCGATGAGACCGAGCGTCAGCACATCATGGACAAGCTGTCGGTTTCCGGCCTTTCGGCCGATGCCGCCGCCTTCCTGGAGAGCGAGCTTGCCAACCCTGTCGATATCGACGCGATTGTCGGCGCGGCAAAGACGGAGGAAGAGCGCGTCGAGGTCTACACCGCCTCTCGCCTGACGATCGAGCCGGAAACACGCGCCGAGCGCGGCTATCTCGACCTGCTCGCCGGCCGCCTCGGCCTTCCGGATGCACTGGTCGATCATATCGAGGCGACGGTCTCGGCTGCGAAGGTGCCGGCCACGGCCTGA
- a CDS encoding 2-dehydro-3-deoxy-phosphogluconate aldolase, which yields MSAKTDRLLSTLKLQPVVPVLVIDDVATAVPLARALVAGGLRAIEITLRTPAALEAIRAVANEVEGAVAGAGTILNAAQFEAAIEAGSKFIVSPGTTQELIDVANDHEVPLLPGAATASEVMGLREEGYEVMKFFPAEQAGGAAYLKSLSSPLAGTLFCPTGGISLSNARDYLTLPNVVCVGGSWVAPKELVAKGDWAGITKLAAEAFALKG from the coding sequence ATGAGCGCGAAAACCGACAGGCTTCTTTCCACCCTCAAATTGCAGCCGGTCGTTCCGGTCCTCGTGATCGACGACGTCGCGACCGCCGTGCCGCTGGCGCGCGCTCTGGTTGCCGGTGGGTTGAGGGCGATCGAGATCACGCTGCGCACGCCGGCAGCACTCGAAGCGATCAGGGCAGTTGCCAACGAAGTCGAAGGTGCCGTTGCCGGTGCCGGCACGATCCTCAACGCCGCGCAATTCGAAGCGGCGATCGAGGCCGGCTCGAAGTTCATCGTCAGCCCCGGCACGACGCAGGAACTGATCGACGTCGCCAACGACCACGAAGTGCCGCTGCTGCCGGGCGCTGCAACGGCCAGCGAAGTCATGGGTCTGCGTGAAGAAGGCTACGAGGTCATGAAGTTCTTTCCGGCGGAACAGGCCGGCGGTGCAGCCTATCTCAAATCGTTGTCCTCGCCGCTTGCCGGCACGCTCTTTTGCCCGACCGGCGGGATCTCACTGTCCAACGCGCGCGACTATCTGACGCTGCCGAACGTCGTTTGCGTCGGCGGCTCCTGGGTCGCGCCGAAGGAACTGGTCGCCAAGGGAGACTGGGCCGGCATCACAAAGCTTGCGGCCGAAGCCTTCGCGCTCAAGGGCTGA
- a CDS encoding CYTH domain-containing protein, whose amino-acid sequence MAKEIERKFLVASDGWREHADKGIDLRQAYVVTMDDRSLRVRVHGNKWARLTIKIGKSALVRNEYEYDVPLDDAREMLTQAVGIVIEKRRYRVPHKGFVWEVDVYEGALKGLVVAEVEMKRETDMPALPNWIGREVTGDRRYSNQSLATEGLMEPQS is encoded by the coding sequence ATGGCGAAGGAAATAGAACGCAAGTTTCTGGTCGCTTCCGACGGGTGGCGAGAGCATGCGGACAAGGGCATAGACCTCCGGCAAGCCTATGTCGTGACCATGGACGACCGCTCGCTGCGGGTGCGTGTCCATGGCAACAAGTGGGCGCGTCTTACCATCAAGATCGGCAAGTCGGCGCTCGTCAGAAACGAATATGAATACGACGTACCGCTGGATGATGCCCGCGAGATGCTGACACAGGCGGTCGGCATCGTCATCGAAAAACGGCGCTACCGCGTGCCGCACAAGGGCTTCGTCTGGGAAGTGGACGTCTACGAGGGCGCGCTCAAGGGCCTGGTTGTCGCCGAAGTGGAGATGAAGCGCGAGACGGATATGCCGGCACTGCCCAACTGGATCGGCCGCGAAGTCACCGGCGACCGCCGCTACTCCAATCAGTCGCTTGCCACAGAGGGGCTGATGGAACCCCAATCATGA
- a CDS encoding CHAD domain-containing protein, translated as MTYAFRPGRPFTDDFRAIAAEQITQAVMTLEDRPGGLHEAVHEARKNFKRLRSLYRFVAADAPQFQKHENARIRDMARNLSIVRDAAALVENAHYLRAAACNEEEERALTHVCERLTTRRDRIAARETDIEDRVAGTIVACEQALQALAHVSFDDRRSRTAARLTKGWRRTLKRAARAKEACSASTDADPFHELRKRAQDYRMHLGLMRETWPSAMQAKRNEAKMLVDTLGHLNDLAVMIQLVNEDPALAGNSQDQAHLIAAVIARQETLRDEALALAATVFQEAPDEESRTIRLLWLDAAR; from the coding sequence ATGACCTACGCCTTCCGGCCCGGACGGCCGTTCACCGACGACTTTCGCGCCATCGCAGCCGAGCAAATCACGCAGGCGGTCATGACCCTCGAAGACCGCCCAGGCGGCCTGCACGAGGCCGTCCATGAGGCCCGCAAGAACTTCAAGCGTCTGCGCTCGCTCTATCGATTTGTCGCCGCCGACGCGCCGCAGTTCCAGAAGCACGAAAACGCCCGCATTCGCGACATGGCCCGCAATCTCTCGATCGTCCGCGATGCCGCCGCTCTCGTCGAAAACGCCCATTATCTCAGGGCAGCAGCGTGCAACGAAGAGGAAGAACGCGCCCTCACCCATGTCTGCGAACGGCTGACGACCCGTCGCGACCGCATCGCCGCCCGCGAGACCGATATCGAGGATCGCGTCGCCGGCACCATCGTCGCCTGCGAACAGGCCCTACAGGCACTGGCGCATGTGTCGTTCGACGATCGACGCAGCAGGACCGCGGCGCGGCTGACGAAAGGCTGGCGCCGGACACTCAAGCGCGCCGCACGCGCCAAGGAGGCTTGCAGCGCGAGCACGGACGCGGATCCCTTCCACGAATTGCGCAAGCGGGCACAGGATTACCGCATGCATCTGGGGCTGATGCGCGAGACCTGGCCGTCTGCCATGCAGGCCAAGCGCAACGAGGCCAAGATGCTGGTCGACACGCTCGGCCACCTCAACGATCTCGCCGTCATGATCCAGCTGGTCAACGAAGATCCGGCGCTGGCCGGCAACAGCCAGGACCAGGCCCATCTCATCGCCGCCGTCATTGCAAGGCAGGAAACCTTGCGCGACGAAGCGTTGGCGCTGGCAGCAACGGTCTTCCAGGAGGCGCCCGACGAAGAAAGCCGGACGATCCGGCTGCTCTGGCTCGACGCCGCCCGCTGA
- a CDS encoding rhodanese-related sulfurtransferase, with protein MTDISSTPRPETHGETHGQFLVAALYHFASFPRFADFREPLQAVCDENGVKGTLLLAHEGINGTIAGTDAGIAVVLALLRAQPELAALEHKESRASSMPFLRMKVRLKKEIVTMGVENIDPNKIVGTYVDAKDWNALISDPETIVIDTRNDYETAIGIFKGAVDPQTKTFREFPDWVRNHTGLHNKPKIAMYCTGGIRCEKATAFMKEQGFDEVYHLKGGILKYLEEVPQEESLWEGACFVFDERVSVTHGLEEGEHTLCHACRQPLTPADLLSPHHEDGVSCIHCHEIRTDEDRERYRQRQRQILLAKKRGERHLGS; from the coding sequence ATGACCGACATTTCCTCGACCCCGCGCCCTGAGACCCATGGTGAGACGCATGGCCAGTTCCTGGTTGCCGCGCTCTATCATTTCGCAAGCTTCCCGCGCTTCGCCGATTTCCGCGAACCGCTGCAGGCCGTCTGCGACGAAAACGGCGTCAAGGGCACATTGCTGCTCGCCCATGAGGGCATCAACGGCACGATCGCCGGCACCGACGCCGGCATCGCCGTGGTGCTGGCCCTCCTGCGGGCGCAGCCGGAACTCGCGGCCTTGGAGCACAAGGAAAGCCGCGCATCCTCCATGCCTTTCCTGCGCATGAAGGTGCGACTGAAGAAGGAAATCGTCACCATGGGCGTCGAGAACATCGACCCCAACAAGATCGTCGGCACCTATGTCGATGCGAAGGATTGGAACGCGCTGATCTCCGATCCCGAGACGATCGTCATCGATACGCGCAACGACTACGAGACCGCGATCGGCATCTTCAAGGGTGCGGTGGATCCGCAGACCAAGACCTTCCGCGAGTTTCCGGACTGGGTGCGCAACCACACCGGCCTGCACAACAAGCCGAAGATCGCCATGTACTGCACCGGCGGCATCCGCTGCGAGAAGGCGACCGCCTTCATGAAGGAGCAGGGCTTCGACGAGGTCTATCACCTCAAGGGCGGCATCCTGAAATATCTCGAGGAAGTGCCGCAGGAAGAAAGCCTGTGGGAGGGCGCCTGCTTCGTCTTCGACGAGCGCGTCTCGGTCACCCATGGCCTCGAGGAAGGCGAACACACGCTCTGCCACGCCTGCCGCCAGCCGCTGACCCCGGCCGACCTCCTGTCGCCGCACCACGAGGACGGCGTCTCCTGCATCCATTGCCACGAGATCCGCACGGACGAGGACCGGGAACGCTACCGCCAGCGCCAGCGCCAGATCCTGCTTGCCAAGAAGCGCGGCGAGCGCCACCTCGGAAGCTGA
- a CDS encoding GFA family protein, producing MSAMKGGCLCGAIRYELKSQPLYSGFCHCRDCQRTTGTGHCCYMIFDRADVTMSGAGRGYETRAENGNPSVRYFCETCGSQVYGSGPPEDPRLSVYAGTLDDPSVFRPTDAIFTRSRHEWDRSALALEECEALPG from the coding sequence ATGAGTGCTATGAAGGGCGGGTGTCTCTGCGGTGCGATCCGGTATGAGCTGAAGTCTCAACCTCTCTATTCCGGCTTCTGCCATTGCCGCGACTGCCAGCGCACGACCGGAACCGGCCATTGCTGCTACATGATCTTCGATCGCGCCGATGTGACGATGTCAGGTGCGGGCCGCGGTTATGAGACGCGCGCCGAAAACGGCAATCCATCCGTTCGCTATTTCTGCGAAACCTGCGGCAGCCAGGTCTACGGCTCCGGTCCGCCAGAGGATCCGCGCCTGTCGGTCTATGCCGGAACGCTCGACGATCCCTCGGTGTTTCGCCCGACCGACGCGATCTTCACCCGCAGCCGCCATGAATGGGACCGCAGTGCATTGGCACTTGAGGAATGCGAGGCGTTGCCGGGCTGA